Part of the Sulfuricurvum kujiense DSM 16994 genome, CTTTCGGTGCGCGTACCTGACCCGTAACGATATCCCCGTTACGAAGTGCGAAACGGCGGATTTGGGTGCTGGAAACGTACGCATCGTGCATCGAGTCGCTGAAAGACTGATCAACGGCACGCAAGAAGCCGTAGCCGTCTTGCATAATCTCCAAAATTCCCGTAAAGAGGATGAATCCCCCTTGCTGAACCTGTGTTTTGAGAATTTCAAAAATCAAATCCTGACGTTTGAGTTCGTTAGGATCTTCAATACTTAACGAGGTGGCAATCTCAAGGAGATCTTCAAGCTTTTTGGTACGGAGTGCTTCAATCGTAAAGCCGTCAACCGGTATATGGGTTCGGTTTTTCGAGTTGTTTCGAGGAGTTTTTGCGGTATCGCTCATGCGTGGAATGCCTTAAAGTGTAGTGGATTTAATCGGCGAGTTTTAGGTGAGATGTCATCGACAGGTCATTGTTTTATTGCGACATTATAAACTATAGCGAAGCGGGTTGTCAAGAATATAAATTTTCCAAATTGTGAACGGTTTTTGCTATGTCTCTTTTCATTAAGTAGAATAAACATATTTAAAAAGGTTTGCCTTGTTCGATTTTTTCAAAAAGAAAGCCGAAGAAATACCCGCGGCAGCCGCGGTGGAAACTCCCAGACATTTTACGAATTCGATCGGTATGGAGTTTTTGTATGTTGACGGCGGAGAATATATGATGGGACGCAACCCTCAGTATAATGAGGGAGGAGAGGTCGAATCGCCTGAACACCCCGTAAGACTGGGCGGGTTTTGGATCGCGAAATACCCTGTAACGCAAGAACAGTATTTCAAACTTACCCGTGTTAACCCTTCCTTTTTTAAAAATGACAAAGTTGAAGAGGAGAGTTCCCGCCGCCATCCGGTGGAGCAGGTGAGTTGGTTTGACGCCAAAGCCTACGTGGAGCTGATGAACCGTTTTGAGGGGAAAACACGTTTTTACGCGTTACCGACCGAAGCGCAATGGGAATATGCCGCCAAAGCGGGAGGAAATACCCGCTTTTCATTCGGAGATTCCGAAGCGCTGCTGGATGACTACGCTATTTATGAATACAGCTCGAACGGTCGGACGTCGATTGTTGACGATAAACTGCCTAACCGTTTAGGGATTTACGGGCTGCTCGGAAACGTATGGGAATGGTGCGAAGACGACTTTTTCGCCAACTACAACGGAGCGCCGAATGACGGCAGCCCCCGTATCGGCGGAGCCGAGGGGGAGTCATTTAAGGTGCGCCGCGGCGGAAGCTACAAAACGGGATATTTGTGTCTTCGAAGTTCGTTTCGGGGATATTCGCGTCCCGATCTGGTTGCCAACGATATCGGCTTTCGTCTGGTCATCAACGGGAATCCATTACGTTAATTTGATACGCTGTTCCCGTGCGCGTTATTCTTTAAATTCTCCGCTCTCATAAAGCCATTTTCCGCCTTCTTTTAAAAAGCGGCTTTTCTCTTTGAGGATACCGCTGTCGAATAGGGCTTCAAACGTCACAAACGCCTCTTCGCTTCCGTCAATAAAATCATGAATCTTCAAACCTAAAAAACGGGTTCCGTTTGAAAAACTCAGGATGCTTTGTCTCCAGCTCTCTTTATCCTCTGTATAGTCGGGATTATTCGGATGGGTAGTCGCCATGATATAGTCTGCTGCGCCCAATGCAAAAGCACTGTAGCGTGAACGCATCAGTTTCAGGGCATCGGCGGGGAGGATTCCTTTATGATAAGGCTGACAGCATTGTTTGTATTTTTTGCCGCTGTGGCAGGGGCAGGGGGCATTGGATGATATCTTCATGCCGTATCTTACAAAATGACATCTTTTTAACCTCTTAGCCCTCCTGGGCTATAATCGCTTTTATGATCTACGAAATAACAACCCTTATCGGCTTTACGGCTGCCGGAATACTCGGATGGATGTGGAACCAATCCCGCCAACACTACGCATTGCTCGAAGCACGTGCCCTGCAGCTGCAGGAACTGTATATAAAAGAACAGTCACTGAAAACAAAAATCCAGGGAGAACTCGACACCGTCCAAAAAGAGTATCACGCATTGGAGAGAGATTTCGCGGTGCTCCATACCCGGTACGAAGAGTCGTCACGCGGTTTTGAAGAAAAAATTCGCCTTCTGGATGAAGCGAAGGCACAGATGAAAGTGCAGTTCGAGCAGTTGGCGGCGCAGATTTTCGAACAAAAGGCCAAAACCTTTGACGAAGCGCATACCAAAGGGCTGGATCTGCTGCTTAAACCGTTTCGCGAGCAGATCGCACAGTTCGCAACCCAGAGCAAAGAGCAGTTTATCCATGACGCCAAAGAGCGCCAAAGTATCAAAGACGAAATTCTCCGTCTCAAAACCCTCAACGAGCGGCTTAGCCAGGATGCGCTCAACCTCACCCAAGCGCTTAAAGGGGAAAACAAAACCCAGGGGAACTGGGGAGAGATCGTTCTCGAGCGGATTTTGGAAGAGTCGGGTTTGCGCGAGGGGCATGAGTACGAAGTGCAAAGCACCCTCAGCGACGAAGAGGGGAAAAAGTTCCGCCCCGACGTCATTATCCATCTGCCGCAAAACAAAGACATCATCATCGACTCGAAAGTCTCCCTCGTAGCCTACGATGCGTTTATCCGTGCTGAGAGTGATGAAGAGCGCTCCCATGCGCTGAAACAGCATCTTCTCTCGATCCATTCCCATATTAAAGGGCTAAGCACAAAACGGTACGAACAGCTCAGCGGTGTGCGAACCCTCGATTTTGTTCTCCTTTTTATGCCGATCGAGGGGGCGTTTCTCCTTGCACTGGAGCAGGATAACACCTTCTTTAAGACGGCATATGAGCAAAACATTGTCGTCGTTTCGCCTTCTACTTTATTGGTTACCCTTCGCACGATAGAACATATCTGGCGAAGCGAGTATCAGGAGCGTAACGCCAAAGCGATCGCCGAATCGGCCGAAGCGCTGTATGAGAAACTGGTGGCGTTTGTAGAGGATATGGAGAAAATCGGCGAGCAGATCGGACGCACCCAGAAAAGCTATGAGGGGGCGATGAACAAACTCAGTAGCGGAAAAGGAAATCTCATCCGTCGTGTCGAGTCGATGCGCAAACTGGGATTGAAGCCCAAAAAGTTGCTTCCGTCATCTCTTACGGAAGCAGACGACGAAGAAACGCTTTTATAGGTGAGGAATCTTCACCTTTGAATTCAGCAGCGCTCCGATGATGATCATCAGAGCAAGTACCCCCATCCATCCGATAAAATCAGACCCAAGCCAGACCAGCCACAGCAAAATCGCTCCCAGCGGTGTCGGAACCCCCGTAAAATGTTTCGCCACTTCTCCCGCATCGGTATTGATGTTAAACTGGATCAGACGGCGAAGACCGCTGATCACATAGTAGATAGAGGCGATCGAAGTGATGATAAGCGGTAGTCCTGAGAGGTGGGTATAGACCCCCTGAAAGATAAAAAAGGTCGGGACAAGTACGAAACTGAGAAAGTCGGCGAACGAATCAAGCTGTACCCCAAACTCATTGGATAATGCGTATTTACGGGCGATTTTTCCGTCGAAAATATCAAATGCTCCCCCCATCCATGCGAGGATTACGGCGACTATGAATTGGTTTTGGGTAATGAAATAGGTTGCCAAAAGACCGCAGGTGATATTTGCCATAGTTATGAGGTTGGCTAAGTTAAAGTGACTGGTAGAGCGCCATAAAAATTGCATAAAAGTCCTAATAAGGTATTATTTGATTCAGTATTATATCTAAAGTCACAAAACGCTCTAATTGAAAAAGGTTATCATTATTAAGGATAGTATAAGTTGATAATCTTTATCATTCTGCTAATAAGATAAAATGAACGTAAGGAATAGTGATGAAGAAGACACTGTTGGTTAGTATCGCGGCTGTTACGGCATTAAGTGGTGCGAATATCGAAGATGCACTTAAGACGGGCAAGGCAAGCGGACAGATACGTGCGGCCTATGTTAATCAGGATAATGCACTCGGAGCTGATACGTATGCTACAGCACTCGGCGGAGTGCTCAAATACGAGACTGGAGTATGGAACGACCTAAAGTTCGGTGTTGCGGCATACATAAGCCAAAAGCTCCCGTTTGCAACGGGGGATAATGAAAAAGCCAATAACGACCTATTTGCGGATAATGCCGATTCCTACGTCTATCTGGGTGAAGCGTATATCGATTATACGCGAAACGATTTCGCATTGCGTATCGGACGCCAGCAGATCGACACCCCGTTGGCCG contains:
- a CDS encoding formylglycine-generating enzyme family protein, with protein sequence MFDFFKKKAEEIPAAAAVETPRHFTNSIGMEFLYVDGGEYMMGRNPQYNEGGEVESPEHPVRLGGFWIAKYPVTQEQYFKLTRVNPSFFKNDKVEEESSRRHPVEQVSWFDAKAYVELMNRFEGKTRFYALPTEAQWEYAAKAGGNTRFSFGDSEALLDDYAIYEYSSNGRTSIVDDKLPNRLGIYGLLGNVWEWCEDDFFANYNGAPNDGSPRIGGAEGESFKVRRGGSYKTGYLCLRSSFRGYSRPDLVANDIGFRLVINGNPLR
- a CDS encoding DNA recombination protein RmuC → MIYEITTLIGFTAAGILGWMWNQSRQHYALLEARALQLQELYIKEQSLKTKIQGELDTVQKEYHALERDFAVLHTRYEESSRGFEEKIRLLDEAKAQMKVQFEQLAAQIFEQKAKTFDEAHTKGLDLLLKPFREQIAQFATQSKEQFIHDAKERQSIKDEILRLKTLNERLSQDALNLTQALKGENKTQGNWGEIVLERILEESGLREGHEYEVQSTLSDEEGKKFRPDVIIHLPQNKDIIIDSKVSLVAYDAFIRAESDEERSHALKQHLLSIHSHIKGLSTKRYEQLSGVRTLDFVLLFMPIEGAFLLALEQDNTFFKTAYEQNIVVVSPSTLLVTLRTIEHIWRSEYQERNAKAIAESAEALYEKLVAFVEDMEKIGEQIGRTQKSYEGAMNKLSSGKGNLIRRVESMRKLGLKPKKLLPSSLTEADDEETLL
- a CDS encoding YchJ family protein, producing MKISSNAPCPCHSGKKYKQCCQPYHKGILPADALKLMRSRYSAFALGAADYIMATTHPNNPDYTEDKESWRQSILSFSNGTRFLGLKIHDFIDGSEEAFVTFEALFDSGILKEKSRFLKEGGKWLYESGEFKE
- a CDS encoding CDP-alcohol phosphatidyltransferase family protein; translation: MQFLWRSTSHFNLANLITMANITCGLLATYFITQNQFIVAVILAWMGGAFDIFDGKIARKYALSNEFGVQLDSFADFLSFVLVPTFFIFQGVYTHLSGLPLIITSIASIYYVISGLRRLIQFNINTDAGEVAKHFTGVPTPLGAILLWLVWLGSDFIGWMGVLALMIIIGALLNSKVKIPHL